From a region of the Gavia stellata isolate bGavSte3 chromosome 32, bGavSte3.hap2, whole genome shotgun sequence genome:
- the FZR1 gene encoding fizzy-related protein homolog isoform X1 yields the protein MDQDYERRLLRQINIQNENTMPCVAEMRRTLTPSNSPMSSPSKHGDRFIPSRAGANWSINFHRINENEKSPSQNRKAKDATSDNGKDGLAYSALLKNELLGAGIEKVQDPQTEDRRLQPSTPEKKSLFTYSLSTKRSSPDDGNEVSPYSLSPVSNKSQKLLRSPRKPTRKISKIPFKVLDAPELQDDFYLNLVDWSSLNVLSVGLGTCVYLWSACTSQVTRLCDLSVEGDSVTSVGWSERGNLVAVGTHKGFVQIWDAAAGKKLSMLEGHTARVGALAWNADQLSSGSRDRMILQRDIRTPPLQSERRLQGHRQEVCGLKWSTDHQLLASGGNDNKLLVWNHSSLSPVQQYTEHLAAVKAIAWSPHQHGLLASGGGTADRCIRFWNTLTGQPLQCIDTGSQVCNLAWSKHANELVSTHGYSQNQILVWKYPSLTQVAKLTGHSYRVLYLAMSPDGEAIVTGAGDETLRFWNVFSKTRSTKESVSVLNLFTRIR from the exons GTAGCAGAGATGAGAAGAACCCTGACGCCTTCCAATTCTCCGATGTCTTCTCCTAGTAAGCATGGTGACAGATTCATTCCCTCGAGAGCTGGGGCCAACTGGAGCATCAACTTCCACAGAATAAAT GAAAACGAAAAATCACcaagtcaaaacagaaaagcaaaggatgCCACATCGGACAATGGCAAAG ATGGCCTTGCTTACTCTGCCTTGCTGAAGAACGAACTCTTAGGAGCAGGGATCGAGAAAGTGCAAGACCCACAGACGGAAGACAGGAGGCTGCAGCCATCCACCCCAGAGAAGAAGTCTCTCTTCACT TATTCACTCAGCACAAAACGCTCTAGTCCAGATGATGGCAACGAGGTCTCACCGTATTCCCTGTCTCCTGTCAGCAACAAAAG TCAGAAGCTGCTAAGATCACCTCGAAAACCAACTCGGAAAATCTCAAAGATTCCTTTCAAAGTGCTGGATGCCCCAGAGCTGCAGGACGACTTCTACCTGAACCTGGTGGACTGGTCCTCTCTTAACGTCCTCAGCGTTGGCCTTGGGACTTGTGTTTACCTATGGAGTGCTTGTACTAGCCAG GTAACCCGACTGTGTGATCTCTCTGTGGAAGGAGATTCTGTAACATCTGTGGGCTGGTCAGAACGG GGGAACTTGGTAGCCGTTGGCACTCACAAGGGCTTTGTACAGATCTGGGatgcagctgcaggaaaaaagctCTCCATGCTAGAGGGGCACACAGCCAGAGTCG GTGCCTTGGCATGGAACGCGGACCAGCTGTCTTCTGGGAGTCGAGACAGGATGATCCTTCAGAGGGACATCCGCACCCCACCCCTACAGTCCGAGCGGCGGCTCCAGGGCCACAGACAGGAGGTCTGTGGGCTCAAATGGTCTACGGACCACCAGCTCCTGGCCTCTGGAGGAAATGATAATAAG CTCCTTGTCTGGAATCACTCCAGCCTGAGTCCTGTCCAACAATACACAGAGCATCTTGCAGCAGTAAAAGCTATTGCCTGGTCTCCACATCAGCACGGGCTCCTCGCCTCGGGCGGTGGGACAGCTGACCGCTGCATACGCTTCTGGAACACGCTCACCGGGCAGCCTTTGCAGTGCATCGACACTGGGTCACAAGTGTGCAACCTGGCCTGGTCGAAACATGCCAACGAGCTA GTGAGTACCCACGGATACTCGCAGAACCAGATCCTCGTCTGGAAATACCCCTCGTTAACTCAAGTAGCAAAGCTAACAGGGCACTCGTACAGAGTCTTGTATCTG GCAATGTCCCCTGATGGGGAGGCCATAGTTACAGGAGCTGGGGATGAAACCTTGCGCTTCTGGAACGTCTTCAGTAAAACTCGCTCGACAAAG GAGTCTGTATCTGTTCTCAACCTCTTCACCAGGATACGATAA
- the FZR1 gene encoding fizzy-related protein homolog isoform X2, producing the protein MDQDYERRLLRQINIQNENTMPCVTEMRRTLTPSNSPMSSPSKHGDRFIPSRAGANWSINFHRINENEKSPSQNRKAKDATSDNGKDGLAYSALLKNELLGAGIEKVQDPQTEDRRLQPSTPEKKSLFTYSLSTKRSSPDDGNEVSPYSLSPVSNKSQKLLRSPRKPTRKISKIPFKVLDAPELQDDFYLNLVDWSSLNVLSVGLGTCVYLWSACTSQVTRLCDLSVEGDSVTSVGWSERGNLVAVGTHKGFVQIWDAAAGKKLSMLEGHTARVGALAWNADQLSSGSRDRMILQRDIRTPPLQSERRLQGHRQEVCGLKWSTDHQLLASGGNDNKLLVWNHSSLSPVQQYTEHLAAVKAIAWSPHQHGLLASGGGTADRCIRFWNTLTGQPLQCIDTGSQVCNLAWSKHANELVSTHGYSQNQILVWKYPSLTQVAKLTGHSYRVLYLAMSPDGEAIVTGAGDETLRFWNVFSKTRSTKESVSVLNLFTRIR; encoded by the exons CAGAGATGAGAAGAACCCTGACGCCTTCCAATTCTCCGATGTCTTCTCCTAGTAAGCATGGTGACAGATTCATTCCCTCGAGAGCTGGGGCCAACTGGAGCATCAACTTCCACAGAATAAAT GAAAACGAAAAATCACcaagtcaaaacagaaaagcaaaggatgCCACATCGGACAATGGCAAAG ATGGCCTTGCTTACTCTGCCTTGCTGAAGAACGAACTCTTAGGAGCAGGGATCGAGAAAGTGCAAGACCCACAGACGGAAGACAGGAGGCTGCAGCCATCCACCCCAGAGAAGAAGTCTCTCTTCACT TATTCACTCAGCACAAAACGCTCTAGTCCAGATGATGGCAACGAGGTCTCACCGTATTCCCTGTCTCCTGTCAGCAACAAAAG TCAGAAGCTGCTAAGATCACCTCGAAAACCAACTCGGAAAATCTCAAAGATTCCTTTCAAAGTGCTGGATGCCCCAGAGCTGCAGGACGACTTCTACCTGAACCTGGTGGACTGGTCCTCTCTTAACGTCCTCAGCGTTGGCCTTGGGACTTGTGTTTACCTATGGAGTGCTTGTACTAGCCAG GTAACCCGACTGTGTGATCTCTCTGTGGAAGGAGATTCTGTAACATCTGTGGGCTGGTCAGAACGG GGGAACTTGGTAGCCGTTGGCACTCACAAGGGCTTTGTACAGATCTGGGatgcagctgcaggaaaaaagctCTCCATGCTAGAGGGGCACACAGCCAGAGTCG GTGCCTTGGCATGGAACGCGGACCAGCTGTCTTCTGGGAGTCGAGACAGGATGATCCTTCAGAGGGACATCCGCACCCCACCCCTACAGTCCGAGCGGCGGCTCCAGGGCCACAGACAGGAGGTCTGTGGGCTCAAATGGTCTACGGACCACCAGCTCCTGGCCTCTGGAGGAAATGATAATAAG CTCCTTGTCTGGAATCACTCCAGCCTGAGTCCTGTCCAACAATACACAGAGCATCTTGCAGCAGTAAAAGCTATTGCCTGGTCTCCACATCAGCACGGGCTCCTCGCCTCGGGCGGTGGGACAGCTGACCGCTGCATACGCTTCTGGAACACGCTCACCGGGCAGCCTTTGCAGTGCATCGACACTGGGTCACAAGTGTGCAACCTGGCCTGGTCGAAACATGCCAACGAGCTA GTGAGTACCCACGGATACTCGCAGAACCAGATCCTCGTCTGGAAATACCCCTCGTTAACTCAAGTAGCAAAGCTAACAGGGCACTCGTACAGAGTCTTGTATCTG GCAATGTCCCCTGATGGGGAGGCCATAGTTACAGGAGCTGGGGATGAAACCTTGCGCTTCTGGAACGTCTTCAGTAAAACTCGCTCGACAAAG GAGTCTGTATCTGTTCTCAACCTCTTCACCAGGATACGATAA
- the FZR1 gene encoding fizzy-related protein homolog isoform X3, with product MDQDYERRLLRQINIQNENTMPCVTEMRRTLTPSNSPMSSPSKHGDRFIPSRAGANWSINFHRINENEKSPSQNRKAKDATSDNGKDGLAYSALLKNELLGAGIEKVQDPQTEDRRLQPSTPEKKSLFTYSLSTKRSSPDDGNEVSPYSLSPVSNKSQKLLRSPRKPTRKISKIPFKVLDAPELQDDFYLNLVDWSSLNVLSVGLGTCVYLWSACTSQVTRLCDLSVEGDSVTSVGWSERGNLVAVGTHKGFVQIWDAAAGKKLSMLEGHTARVGALAWNADQLSSGSRDRMILQRDIRTPPLQSERRLQGHRQEVCGLKWSTDHQLLASGGNDNKLLVWNHSSLSPVQQYTEHLAAVKAIAWSPHQHGLLASGGGTADRCIRFWNTLTGQPLQCIDTGSQVCNLAWSKHANELVSTHGYSQNQILVWKYPSLTQVAKLTGHSYRVLYLAMSPDGEAIVTGAGDETLRFWNVFSKTRSTKVRMHSVSVLNLFTRIR from the exons CAGAGATGAGAAGAACCCTGACGCCTTCCAATTCTCCGATGTCTTCTCCTAGTAAGCATGGTGACAGATTCATTCCCTCGAGAGCTGGGGCCAACTGGAGCATCAACTTCCACAGAATAAAT GAAAACGAAAAATCACcaagtcaaaacagaaaagcaaaggatgCCACATCGGACAATGGCAAAG ATGGCCTTGCTTACTCTGCCTTGCTGAAGAACGAACTCTTAGGAGCAGGGATCGAGAAAGTGCAAGACCCACAGACGGAAGACAGGAGGCTGCAGCCATCCACCCCAGAGAAGAAGTCTCTCTTCACT TATTCACTCAGCACAAAACGCTCTAGTCCAGATGATGGCAACGAGGTCTCACCGTATTCCCTGTCTCCTGTCAGCAACAAAAG TCAGAAGCTGCTAAGATCACCTCGAAAACCAACTCGGAAAATCTCAAAGATTCCTTTCAAAGTGCTGGATGCCCCAGAGCTGCAGGACGACTTCTACCTGAACCTGGTGGACTGGTCCTCTCTTAACGTCCTCAGCGTTGGCCTTGGGACTTGTGTTTACCTATGGAGTGCTTGTACTAGCCAG GTAACCCGACTGTGTGATCTCTCTGTGGAAGGAGATTCTGTAACATCTGTGGGCTGGTCAGAACGG GGGAACTTGGTAGCCGTTGGCACTCACAAGGGCTTTGTACAGATCTGGGatgcagctgcaggaaaaaagctCTCCATGCTAGAGGGGCACACAGCCAGAGTCG GTGCCTTGGCATGGAACGCGGACCAGCTGTCTTCTGGGAGTCGAGACAGGATGATCCTTCAGAGGGACATCCGCACCCCACCCCTACAGTCCGAGCGGCGGCTCCAGGGCCACAGACAGGAGGTCTGTGGGCTCAAATGGTCTACGGACCACCAGCTCCTGGCCTCTGGAGGAAATGATAATAAG CTCCTTGTCTGGAATCACTCCAGCCTGAGTCCTGTCCAACAATACACAGAGCATCTTGCAGCAGTAAAAGCTATTGCCTGGTCTCCACATCAGCACGGGCTCCTCGCCTCGGGCGGTGGGACAGCTGACCGCTGCATACGCTTCTGGAACACGCTCACCGGGCAGCCTTTGCAGTGCATCGACACTGGGTCACAAGTGTGCAACCTGGCCTGGTCGAAACATGCCAACGAGCTA GTGAGTACCCACGGATACTCGCAGAACCAGATCCTCGTCTGGAAATACCCCTCGTTAACTCAAGTAGCAAAGCTAACAGGGCACTCGTACAGAGTCTTGTATCTG GCAATGTCCCCTGATGGGGAGGCCATAGTTACAGGAGCTGGGGATGAAACCTTGCGCTTCTGGAACGTCTTCAGTAAAACTCGCTCGACAAAGGTGAGGATGCAT TCTGTATCTGTTCTCAACCTCTTCACCAGGATACGATAA
- the FZR1 gene encoding fizzy-related protein homolog isoform X4, whose translation MDQDYERRLLRQINIQNENTMPCVTEMRRTLTPSNSPMSSPSKHGDRFIPSRAGANWSINFHRINENEKSPSQNRKAKDATSDNGKDGLAYSALLKNELLGAGIEKVQDPQTEDRRLQPSTPEKKSLFTVTRLCDLSVEGDSVTSVGWSERGNLVAVGTHKGFVQIWDAAAGKKLSMLEGHTARVGALAWNADQLSSGSRDRMILQRDIRTPPLQSERRLQGHRQEVCGLKWSTDHQLLASGGNDNKLLVWNHSSLSPVQQYTEHLAAVKAIAWSPHQHGLLASGGGTADRCIRFWNTLTGQPLQCIDTGSQVCNLAWSKHANELVSTHGYSQNQILVWKYPSLTQVAKLTGHSYRVLYLAMSPDGEAIVTGAGDETLRFWNVFSKTRSTKESVSVLNLFTRIR comes from the exons CAGAGATGAGAAGAACCCTGACGCCTTCCAATTCTCCGATGTCTTCTCCTAGTAAGCATGGTGACAGATTCATTCCCTCGAGAGCTGGGGCCAACTGGAGCATCAACTTCCACAGAATAAAT GAAAACGAAAAATCACcaagtcaaaacagaaaagcaaaggatgCCACATCGGACAATGGCAAAG ATGGCCTTGCTTACTCTGCCTTGCTGAAGAACGAACTCTTAGGAGCAGGGATCGAGAAAGTGCAAGACCCACAGACGGAAGACAGGAGGCTGCAGCCATCCACCCCAGAGAAGAAGTCTCTCTTCACT GTAACCCGACTGTGTGATCTCTCTGTGGAAGGAGATTCTGTAACATCTGTGGGCTGGTCAGAACGG GGGAACTTGGTAGCCGTTGGCACTCACAAGGGCTTTGTACAGATCTGGGatgcagctgcaggaaaaaagctCTCCATGCTAGAGGGGCACACAGCCAGAGTCG GTGCCTTGGCATGGAACGCGGACCAGCTGTCTTCTGGGAGTCGAGACAGGATGATCCTTCAGAGGGACATCCGCACCCCACCCCTACAGTCCGAGCGGCGGCTCCAGGGCCACAGACAGGAGGTCTGTGGGCTCAAATGGTCTACGGACCACCAGCTCCTGGCCTCTGGAGGAAATGATAATAAG CTCCTTGTCTGGAATCACTCCAGCCTGAGTCCTGTCCAACAATACACAGAGCATCTTGCAGCAGTAAAAGCTATTGCCTGGTCTCCACATCAGCACGGGCTCCTCGCCTCGGGCGGTGGGACAGCTGACCGCTGCATACGCTTCTGGAACACGCTCACCGGGCAGCCTTTGCAGTGCATCGACACTGGGTCACAAGTGTGCAACCTGGCCTGGTCGAAACATGCCAACGAGCTA GTGAGTACCCACGGATACTCGCAGAACCAGATCCTCGTCTGGAAATACCCCTCGTTAACTCAAGTAGCAAAGCTAACAGGGCACTCGTACAGAGTCTTGTATCTG GCAATGTCCCCTGATGGGGAGGCCATAGTTACAGGAGCTGGGGATGAAACCTTGCGCTTCTGGAACGTCTTCAGTAAAACTCGCTCGACAAAG GAGTCTGTATCTGTTCTCAACCTCTTCACCAGGATACGATAA
- the TEKTIP1 gene encoding LOW QUALITY PROTEIN: tektin bundle-interacting protein 1 (The sequence of the model RefSeq protein was modified relative to this genomic sequence to represent the inferred CDS: deleted 3 bases in 2 codons) produces the protein MELGEHSTLEREVVLPLCSNQHITLRGLRQAPLLKQAVPWKTTPLGWDAVGQSWSMGLSGRGEEAEDPLYPLASRTAHRCWQGPHILWGERDPLPQRCSPPSAYAQRLWAVAWWDPLVPAVYLGPCTPWGPFLWRERPVLGKDPWVLGGSSGYVPVFSCPPNAWDISTWSLLYHQPSTYQ, from the exons ATGGAGCTGGGGGAGCACAGCACCCTTGAGAGGGAGGTTGTGCTGCCCTTGTGCAG caaCCAGCATATAACgctg agggggctgcgcCAGGCCCCCCTGCTGAAGCAGGCTGTGCCCTGGAAGACCACCCCTCTGGGCTGGGatgctgtggggcagagctggtccATGGGGCTGAGCGGCAGGGGTGAGGAGGCGGAGGACCCCCTGTACCCCCTTGCCTCCCGCACCGCTCACCGCTGCTGGCAGGGGCCCCACATCCTCTGGGGGGAGCGggatcccctgccccag CGCTGCTCCCCACCCTCAGCTTACGCCCAGCGCCTGTGGGCGGTGGCCTGGTGGGACCCCCTCGTCCCTGCTGTGTACCTGGGACCCTGCACC CCCTGGGGACCCTTCCTCTGGCGGGAGAGACCCGTCCTGGGGAAGGA cccctgggtgctggggggcagctcAGGGTATGTCCCTGTGTTCTCCTGCCCCCCCAACGCCTGGGACATCAGCACCTGGAGCCTCCTCTACCACCAGCCTTCCACCTACCAGTAA
- the LOC132319882 gene encoding GRAM domain-containing protein 2B-like — translation MPGKLRRSRRGVLEEKQWQSLEERGSVGTQLGHPVLTRSKTCDPSFCKEPEQAAAAGRQGHPSPSLSKRAAGYRKAFGELAEQEPLLACFSCAWQREVPYHGRLYISSRHVCFHSSLLLKDIKAVVPVTSISALKKTNTALLVPNALSIRTAEGEKFLFVSLRRREATYQLLKSVCKHLQDNGWSPLASLSNEEILRRPLTSSQSDLEQSTPEPNSLQELLDGPSPMPRQAEEEDGEAAVLALSSSEQVPLAKPHSLQGGQHTTLWVRTTVQLSALNAVILIYLLLMVALLMSSGYIGLRILELEQQLVSMGAWPELNLSHQ, via the exons ATGCCAGGGAAGCTgaggaggagcagaaggggGGTGCTGGAGGAGAAGCAGTGGCAGAGCCTGGAGGAGCGGGGCAGCGTGGGTACCCAACTGGGGCACCCCGTGCTCACCAG ATCCAAAACCTGTGACCCTTCCTTCTGCAAGGAGCCAGAgcaggctgcggctgcgggCAGGCAGGGACACCCGTCCCCGTCG CTGAGCAAGCGTGCCGCCGGCTACCGCAAAGCCTTCGGGGAGCTTGCCGAGCAGGAACCGCTGCTGGCCTGCTTCTCCTGCGCCTGGCAGAGAGAGGTGCCCTACCACGGCCGCCTCTACATCTCCTCCCGCCACGTCTGCTTCCactccagcctcctgctcaagGACATCAAG GCGGTGGTCCCCGTCACCTCCATCTCAGCCCTCAAGAAGACCAACACGGCGCTCCTGGTGCCCAATGCGCTCAGTATCCGCACGGCCGAGGGGGAGAAG TTCCTCTTCGTGTCGCTGCGCCGGAGGGAGGCCACATACCAGCTCCTGAAGTCAGTCTGCAAACACCTGCAG GACAACGGCTGGAGCCCTCTGGCCTCTCTGAGCAACGAGGAAATCCTTAGGAGGCCTCTG ACCTCGAGCCAGTCGGACCTGGAGCAGAGCACGCCGGAGCCCAACAGcctccaggagctgctgg ATGGGCCGAGCCCGATGCCAAGGCAagcggaggaggaggatggagaggcGGCGGTGCTGGCTCTGAGCAGCAGCGAGCAGGTGCCCTTGGCAAAGCCACACAGTCTCCAGG GGGGACAGCACACCACGCTATGGGTCCGGACCACCGTGCAGCTGAGCGCTCTCAATGCTGTCATCCTCATCTACCTGCTGCT GATGGTGGCCCTACTGATGTCCTCGGGGTACATCGGTCTTCGcatcctggagctggagcagcagctggtgtCCATGGGGgcttggccagagctcaacctgTCACACCAGTGA